In Synchiropus splendidus isolate RoL2022-P1 chromosome 11, RoL_Sspl_1.0, whole genome shotgun sequence, the DNA window tttaaaaagcagagGGCGCGGGGTCACTCACCCAGGGCCAGGAAGACCCACCACAGCCAGTACTGACCATCGAAGTAGCCAGGGAAGTAGGCGGAGAACTGGGGGGACACGGGCAGCAGAGTTCAGCAGCAGTAGGTTTGAGCCAATGAGGAGCCAGTCTGCACTCACCCTGACAATGAGGACCCACTTGATGAGGGACAAACCAAAGCCAGAGATGGCGCCATAGCGCCCCGCGGCTGACGTGGTCAAGCAGAACGACAAGAAGAAGCCAATCCAGTTGAAGAGAAACGCCACTGGAACATGGGAGAGAGGACCATTACTGGCTGACTGGGCCTCAGCATCACCAGAGTCTTACTGAAGAAGGTGAGCATGAAGATCCCGTCGTTCCCTATCCGCAGCTGGTCGGCGTCTTCAAACTCGTCTCTGGCCACAAAGTCTTCATCCTGCGGGGGACAGGCCTGTTCTCAAGCGCTACGCTGCCGGATATATTTTGCAGTGTAGAGGAAGTCTGCAGTACCGTGACTCGTCCAGGGACCAGCGGGATGGTGGACTCCACCTTGCTCCTCTCTGCTTCATCGTAGGAGGGCAGGGTGGTGGCCACACTGTAGGACGGAGGGTTGGGGAACTGCCCGCCCTCGTCCTTGTATTCAAAGAAGGCTGAGGAGGACAACACAACACCTTATTATGGCTGACGCTACACTGACAGGGATGAGGGGAAGAGCGCAGAGAAGGACGTTTAAATGCTGACACACTAAAGCTTTCTTTCACTTCCGACCGCAGTTAAAGAAGTGGCAGCGGAAGAGTCTGAGTGGAAGAGAGCACATGAAAGCAGCTTGTGTCCATTAGTGCTGAAGCCTTGAGGGCACGTTTGTTGCTCATCACAAAACACTATTGACGTGCATTGACAGCCTCCTGAGCTCAAGAGTTAAGAACCCAAATGCGTCGGTTCTTTTTGAGTAGAAACCTGCAGAATATATCATAGTCAGGTGAGCATCCCTTTTCTCCATCCCAGATCCAAAACACAGCCGTTTTTCTCTTGAAGTATATGTCTGCACTGGCTCAAAAACCTCTTGCTACTGAGGCAGTGCTCCTGTACTTCACTCGTCCAGCTACAAGATACAACGTTCCAACCACCAGAGGTTGATACTGTTTCTTCTGCTTTAAAGACTTTTAAAGAAGAGCCGTTTCTAACACAAATTtcagagaaacaggaaaaagGTTTATGGTGAATCACGGTGACAGACATCTTTGCAGAACTTTCCCTACAAGTCAAGACGATGAGTAACAGAGGGCCTCAGTAACTGACCTGCATTTGCCGCAGCCACACTGCTGTAAGGCGGAGGAGCATCCTGGGTGGGACCCTCTGAAGAGATCTGTGTTGGCTCCTCCTCGTTGACCAGCTGCAGACACCACAAAGGCATGGATGGATTCCATATTTACAATGAGGAACAGAGCACAGTCAGTTCCAGTACAAGCACCGAGCTGCATCGAGTCATGCCTGATgtagtggattttttttaaacacaactaCATGAAAACAGAGCATATGAATGTGTCATGCAGTTCAATGTTTTGGCAAAACTTTTTTCATAGATTAGTTGCCCCatagtttgaaaaataaatcaaatttattgcatCTACATCCCGGTTAGTTTTGTTTCTAAGCTGATTTTGATGCTCGGGTTCAGGCTCATCGGGCATATACTGCCTGAATAAGGGTCATAGATAATGTGGTTTTTTAATGATCTACAAACATTGCACTGTTTTCAGTTTACTTTTATGTCAAAGGGGCGGAGAATATTCGGGGCATCGCATCACCTTCTGTGGCAAAAACACACTGGTCACTTTACACTGACGATAAAACTTGACGGCTGTATGTCATAACATGCTATTACTAAGCGTGTTGAACTCAATACAATACGCGTTTGGCAACGTGGCTTTTACAGTAAAACGAGAGTGACAATAACGTCACGGAATGTTCAATTAAagtttattttctctttatttgGAGCATCATTCTTTAATTTTGATGTGGTCACAGGAGAAGAGACGTATCTGCATTTCCATTTTTGAACGCTCAAGCGTCTCCCGGTAGTCACGAATACCTTACGAATTGCTATGACATAACGAAGACGTATGAGCGGTGCGTTTCTATATGTGCTATGAGACACAAGTGCGACGCAAGGGAACGAGTTCGGGGCGAGTGTTTTCGACTCGACAGGCCTGCTAACACGGTGCTGTTTTCCGTCACGATGACAGTACATGTCGGACTTACCTCTTGGTATCTGACGTTACTGCTTTGTTCCGCCATCCTGGAAGAGGAGCGAAACTTTCAAAAGCCCTCTTTTCACTGAAGCCGAGACAAACGGTACTGAAAATGACAATCTCCTGCGAGTGTCGTCAAGCTAGGCCGCCATCTTCTTTCTTCGCCACAATATTGCTGCGTTCACTTGCCATCGTAAATCTGAATAGACAAACACATACAGTGTTCTAAATGATATAATAACGTCAAAAAACCAAAATTGTAAAATACATTACAACTTTATTAGTCCGTTGAAAGACATATAAACCAATTAAAATAAGACACAACGGTGAATAATGAAAAAGTAATCTGTGCTTTGCTATCTGAGTTGGGGTTTTCAAGGAGCTCTGAAGGCAACACTGTGATTTGCTTATCGTCATGTGACAGGAAGACGCCGAGCAAATTCAATCAAATGAACAGACTGATAATAAGTGATTGGAAACAAACCacaatgtatatattatattgcgTTCAGCTATTAAAATAGATAAAGACATAGACAAATAGATCACATATGAATCGATCAATGGTGTTATGATAAATATATgggtacaatatatatatatatatatatatatatatatatatatatatatatatatatatatatatatatatatatatatatatatatatatatatatatatatatatatatatatatatatatatatattgtgggaatcatgatattttacttatgatcatatttatcaagtatctgctattgaataaatgctttgtctaatgaaaaactgaatccaacagacgcagtgataatgggtaaggtaacctcagtttgatccagtatgagaggtgtgtttgataaggatagtggggagagatgcgtgtatggaagagtgagtcatgaaaggcaggaaccaccggGTACCAGGACCATTGAGtaacccaggagacatctaacccagaaccggtccaaacagcttgagctgagtctgagtttgtggggacaaacatctaccttcccccaagtgaaggaatgtggaagataaggaacctctggcacagcgatgggtcaggaggatgaattatggacccaggcagagccaggcagagatgggaccagccagtccaccagcagaagcaagccaatcagaggaggggactggattatctgtttacagctttccacccaaaaaaggccaggaaatgggcaacaacaagaggattcatcaacgtcgctccaaaccaaggggtgtcgaaaccagatcaggaatgtggcgccatggcaacggggaccccaagagaccaggaccaatcggtggagactacaccccaagatgaactgaaatgtgtcataaaagggtcagggccagagatagtctttgtcactctacaccactggagctaaggctaagtcaggcgtagttgtggacccagagctctgttagggtaattagactcctctgtcagggaataaattcttttgggtTTTAACTTGTTGGtcttttggtagtcattctcacgagtaaacgaacacgcggaagatacattaaaggtgtagattcctacaatatatatatatatatatatatatatatatatatatatacataccaTCACATAATGATAGAATTTGACCATTGTCTATGTAAACTGCGGACGGCGATATGTCGATGATGATGGGTGGGATTGGAATAAACACAACATATAATTTATTCAAGTCATTTCTGGATCATCTTATTTTGACTCTGCTCTGCTTGCCGACATAAAGTGACAAGATCAACATGACAAAGTGACCTCAGTGACACAAAGTGCACAGTTGTGTTGGCTTAGCAGAAAAACAGTTAGGATGTGATCATGCTCACATCATTTTGGTTTCCTTCTCTTTAGTGTCTTACGACAAAGCTTGCAAAGAATTTCATTCTTTTTGTTGCACATTCCATAGATACAGATTTCATTTGGAATTTATTGCCTTAGGATGAAGTAatctctgaaatgttgttctggTCACTAGGAGTCAAGGAAGTGGTTCCACCAGCTTGTTGTGCAGAGGCATCATTcctgaagaaaaggaaaacctTATTAGGTTAAATTTGatcaatgtaaaaataaaaaaagaatgaaagagGTGGAGGCTCACCTTTGAAATACTTGACGGTTCGGCCTCGCAGTTCCATCGTGGCGTCCTCGTCGCAGACGAAGACGCTCTGCGGGTGTTGCTGGAAGGCCGACACTGTCCACATGTGGTTGACACCTTCTTCTATGGCCTTATATAAAGCCAACGCCTTGTGTGACCCAGTGATGAGGATCATGACCTGAAATTGAAGAGTGCTCACCAGAGTAAAACCAATAAAGGTTCATTTCACCTACATGTGGGGAGATCACGCACCTCTTTGGCGTCCATGACAGTGCCCACCCCAACAGTCAGTGCCATGGTGGGCACCTTGGACAGATCTCCATCAAAGAATCTGGAGTTCGCCTCAATGGTGTCCTTGGCCAGAGTCTTGATCCTGGTCCGGGACACCAGACTGGAGCCCGGCTCGTTGAAGGCAATGTGGCCATCGGGTCCAATGCCTGAGATGTTGGGAGGACCAGCGTGAGAACAAGGAGCCAGGGCAAACATACAACTGTCAGGGAACCACTTCCACCTCCAACGAAGAGCTGGATTCCTCCAGCAGCTTTGATCTTCTCCTCAAAGGAGTTGCACTCTGCGATCAGGTCGCTGGCGTTGCCATCCAGGATGTGTGTGTTCTCTGGTTTGATGTCGATGTGGTTGAAGAAATTGGTCCACATGAAGGAGTGGTAGCTCTCAGGGTGATCTCTGGGCAGCCCTGGACAGAAAAAAGAACCAGAAGTGAGGCACGGTGTGGCAGTCTACTCTACGCAGGCCATGGTTTGCAGCTGTATTTGACGTCCTGATGTGATGGCTGAACCACCTCCAGTGACTCAACTCAAGGCGGCCTCTTCAGTGGGGCTCTTGAAGGGAGGGCTGAGCTACAGAGGTCAGAGCTACATAAAGCCTTTGGTCAGGAGGCTGCCTTCATCTCCACCAAATAAAACTAGTCTGGTCTACAAACTACAGCAACCCACATCCagttgaaaatgcatttttaagcataTAGTCATTGTAgatgcattttttcttttctttttttagcaaGGTCACGAGCGGAACCATCAGGCTGAGTCGGCAACTTTCAATCAGAGCCACACCGCATCCCGTGACATCACTTCCAGGAGGTACTCTGAACCATCTGTTCTTaaagacttgtttttctttgtcagtcATCAAATAATTGTgcgatattttttttcttctttttttatacaaaatatGCAACATTTATTCAGGTATTCTGAattatttatgttatgtttattatttatttagtttctcATTCGGAGAGAGAAAAGAATGACATTCTTACCTACATACTCATCCATGTTGAAAGTCTTCACGTACTCAAATGAgagttttccatttttgtggAATTCAATCAGCTTTTTGTAACATCCCAACGGAGTACTTCCTGTTAAGACAGGAATatagcagatgatgatgatgatgatgatgatgtgccCCACCTCTCCGTCGGACGCAGCTCTTAACCTTCAATACTGGAAACAATAATGGCATAGTGAAGGTGTTCCTGCGCACTGTGCTCCACCTGTGTCGCCCCCATTTCTTCCCTGCCTGATCTCACCTGCCTGCCTCCTCCACCCCACTGCTTCCTGCAAATTCCTTCTATTGCTCTCTAAACAAGTCCAATCTGACCCTTGAAATCTTCCGTTTGTGCTGCCATTCAGTCCAAATCCACCTCCATCTTTGCTGTGAACATGATCAGGCGGAACAATTCAGTGGCCCAAGCAGAGTAAACACAGACTGGACTGGTGTCTCAAAAGAGTGAGAAACAGGTTAGTGATCAAAATAGCAACACTTGCGTGACAGAGTTGGACATTCAACCTGGGAATATGGGGTTGAGATAGCCTGTGACTCAATGTGAAAGTGATAACATCCTCTTTAGTTCCTGCTGACACCAAAGTCTCAATGCCCAGTGTGTGTCAGAGGGAAGAAGGATCAGCAGTGGCTGATGGAGAGTAGGTCAGTATGAGGCAAGGCAAGAGCGTGTCCATGCAGGCTTCACAAACAAGTCCGGATGCTGCAACCTGGGTCACTGAAACAGCCTACGCTGAGCATGTGGACGGCAGAATTCAAAGACAATGGTCCAGACTGAAGAATCCTTGGTTTGGTGATGAGTTGGTAACAGACAGCGCTCGACTTGGACACCAGTGGGCATGCGCACAGGCATTTTGTTAAGCAGGTGCCCAAGCCAGGAACAAAGGGTCAAAAAAGAAGTCAGAAAAATGTTATTGTTGCAATCATTATAATTCTTGCTGAGAATTGAGGAGGAAAAAGTGGCACTTTCCCCATGCAGTGAGGTTCTCTCTGTGCACGTGCTTGGACACTAGACTTCTTTCATGCCAGGTTCTTGTCCTGGTCTCCGCAGGAGGAACTAGCTGACCCCACACTTGTGTTTGAACGATAGCCTTGTTTTCAGGACAAACTAAGAGAGCTCACCTGTGGGCAGTCCAAGCGTGAAGTATTTGTCCGGACCTGGCTTGAACAAAAGTATCTTGTTCATGATGTACTTGGCAGCCCACTCACCCACCTTCTCACTGTTGTCAACGATGATGAGCTTCATGGTGTCTGCCGGTGGAAGAGAGCCGCGAGTCTTGAACAATGTGCTTAAGTCAGACTTCAGACCCTTCAGGCTCCTCCTCCAATAATCTCTGACCACTCAGAGAGGTTGGTGTGTCCTATAAAGAGAGTTATATCGCACCTCAGGCTTGTGATCTGCCAGTGGAATACACACACTTTTAagatgaaacaacaaaatatggcCTTTTAATTTTTCTTCAATATAAATTTCTGGTTTTCCTTTGAAAGATCCAGAACTGATCTCTAAACTTAACAAGCTGGTTTTTGCCTTCCTGAGGAAATGCTATGATGTACTTTCCCCTCCTTTCACAGTAGTGCCTGTTCTTCTTTCGTTGCCTCCTACACTGTATGAAATCATGTATGGTGAATTTAATTCTTTGGGAGCTATTTTCAGCTGTATCACTACATGACTTCTAAATGATGAGTCTAGTTTCTCTACACTAAAAACAGGCTTTTATAAGTGGACAGAAGGTGacttttttagtttatttttgagACTTGTCCAGAGTGAAGGACAGTGacgggaggtgaagaggagagtgcaggcccGATGGAATGAGTGGAGAGGGCTAACATCTATGAAAGTAGAGCAACaatgagtgaaagggaagcgcTATAGAACAGCCTTGGTTGGATGTATGGTCAAGAGAAACAAAGCCTGGGAACAGTGGGAGAAACTAGGAACCCAAGACCAGAAATGGGTGGACAGACAAAGTGATCAGAAAAACCCTTCTTCTTACCAAGAAATGAGCGTGACGGAAGTGACGGTCAGCTGGTCTTAATAACGCACTGTAACAAAAGTGTCATGCTAACAACAAATGCGTCGTCGGGGTTTCATACTGGCTTCTCTGGCGTGTTGCACCTGCTGCAAGGAAAGCATGTGGTATCACTATCACCACCGTACAGCTCAACTTGAAACTGAAATCTCAACTTTTTACGGCAGATAGCCAGCAGAACTGATACGCTGCGGTGTTTCTGTTCAGCCTATCAATCTTTAAATGCTTTTATCAGGGGTCAACAACTTTCAGGAGCAACCCTGAAGAGACTGCTTGCTGAGTGTGTCGCTTCAGATCAGTGTTTTATTGGGCAGATATTGAGGTGTAATTATTGAGTGTGCCATTGAATCACGCTGAAGTTGAAGTCAGGTATTTCCTCCTTCAGACCTGCTGTCTCTTTATGCTTGATATAACATGACAGATTCCTAGAATGTTCTGCAACTTAGTGATGAGCACTTCTCCATGTGCCAGTACTCTTGCTTTCAATAGCAGCTGCTAAAGCGAGCTAATTCTGAGAATGTCATAGGAGCAAATAAAGTCATGGTTATGGATTACCTTCTGCTTCTGAAGGTCAGGTCGGGTTAAGGTTGTCCTCTCTTCAGGACTCTACCACCTCTTTCATGATGGAGGCAGGCCAGTGGTGCAATGAAACACGACCAAAAGAGAGTGatgaaaaaatgatttattaaaaTTTGAAACAAAGGACAGAGAACTATCACAGAAGAGGTTTGAACTTGAGAAGGAGGGGAGATGACATGTTGACTGGTCAAGGCTCAGACCGTGGAGGAAGTGGCTCCACCAGCTTGTTGTGAACATGCATCATCCCTGCAGGACAGAGCACAGATCAGCACGCCGCTCATTCATACATGACTCAGAGAAATAGAAGCGCCAGTCAAACGCTCAGATCATATCACGCAGAGATCTTGATACCACTTGACCACTTCTTGACTGAGCTACAAACAGCTGATATACTGCAGATGCATCTTCGTATCATCAAGGCTGGCACACGACACACATCACAGAGGGGAGCTTTAAAGTGCAGTCAGAACAAGAGGATACATGAGCTATAAATAACAGCatgatttgtatttttattgacttACAGATGTATTGTCCTCCGATATATTTCCTTAATGCAGTATGATGATTCTTTTCCATATTTATTGGTCCACTAACTTATCTTCTTCCATCAATTTCATGTCAATACATATTTGTTTATTACAGAGACATCGGATTAGGTAACACATTTGAGCCACTAAAAATGCATTCCTGCCTTGTAAGCATTAAATAATCAGTTATTACATGTTTATAGTGACGTCTTAGTTTCTATTCAAGGGTAGTCATAGTCAATACTTAAATTAGACTCTAACAACTGGCCAATATGCTGCTAATATACACATGAATTAATAatttggtttatatatatatatatat includes these proteins:
- the ndfip1 gene encoding NEDD4 family-interacting protein 1 is translated as MAEQSSNVRYQELVNEEEPTQISSEGPTQDAPPPYSSVAAANAAFFEYKDEGGQFPNPPSYSVATTLPSYDEAERSKVESTIPLVPGRVTDEDFVARDEFEDADQLRIGNDGIFMLTFFMAFLFNWIGFFLSFCLTTSAAGRYGAISGFGLSLIKWVLIVRFSAYFPGYFDGQYWLWWVFLALGFMLFVRGFINYSRVRKLADPSYASLPRTRVLFIY
- the LOC128767264 gene encoding glucosamine-6-phosphate isomerase 1-like isoform X2, with protein sequence MLSVGCFSDPGSTPLGCYKKLIEFHKNGKLSFEYVKTFNMDEYVGLPRDHPESYHSFMWTNFFNHIDIKPENTHILDGNASDLIAECNSFEEKIKAAGGIQLFVGGIGPDGHIAFNEPGSSLVSRTRIKTLAKDTIEANSRFFDGDLSKVPTMALTVGVGTVMDAKEVMILITGSHKALALYKAIEEGVNHMWTVSAFQQHPQSVFVCDEDATMELRGRTVKYFKGMMPLHNKLVEPLP
- the LOC128767264 gene encoding glucosamine-6-phosphate isomerase 1-like isoform X1, whose product is MKLIIVDNSEKVGEWAAKYIMNKILLFKPGPDKYFTLGLPTGSTPLGCYKKLIEFHKNGKLSFEYVKTFNMDEYVGLPRDHPESYHSFMWTNFFNHIDIKPENTHILDGNASDLIAECNSFEEKIKAAGGIQLFVGGIGPDGHIAFNEPGSSLVSRTRIKTLAKDTIEANSRFFDGDLSKVPTMALTVGVGTVMDAKEVMILITGSHKALALYKAIEEGVNHMWTVSAFQQHPQSVFVCDEDATMELRGRTVKYFKGMMPLHNKLVEPLP